TCATTAGAACTATTATCACTCGGTTGATCGCTAGGTAAACTATCTATTTGTGCACCTAATGCTGTCAAGTAGGCACGCAATGCTAAATTCTGCTCACTACCCACACTAAAAATAATGCCACCACTATGAGTAATATCACCCTGGGTTTTATTTAAGATGAGCTGAGCATTAGCAATATCCTCCGCTAAAAAATCCACTAAAGTTTGATGATTAGTGGTTAAATATCCCTGTTGACTGCTCATTACAAACTGCAACCGAGTCGTATCGGCGACACCGCCATCTACGTGACATGTAATGCAACGAGATTGCACCACAGCCACGGATAATGTGTCGTTATACAATACCTGTTCAACACTGAGTGGTGGGGTATTTTGATCCGGCGCTGAACTATCGTCTCCAGTACTGTCATCCCCTGTAGCATCATTCCCTGTACCATCACCTCCAATACCGTCCGCGCTACCATCATTTGGCTGAGCGTCTGCAGTCAGTGTACCGCCAATATCGAGCAGGTATTGTCTAAGCGCTGTGAATTGAGCTGAATCAGATGAGAATATTTGCCCGCCGCTATGTCCCAGTCGCCCTTGCACTTTATCTAATACTAATTGTGCATGGTTTGCTTGCTGGTTGATCAAATTGATAAACTGATTGTGATTGCTAATTTGATGATCTGGCGCTTGATGATCGCTTTGCTGACTCGAAACAAACAACAAACGCGTTGTACTGGCGATGCCAGTTGCGACATGACAAGCGATACAACGCGCCTGTACTACAGGCTGGGAAATTAAATTATTGAATGTGATTTGCTCAGGAGTCAACTCTTGTGGCGGGTCGCTCGGCGTTGCATTTCCATCATTGCCATTGTCTGTATTAGCGTCTGTACCAGTGTCACTCGAATTAGCATCTCCTAAATTATCTCCACCAGCACTATTATCATCGCTCGAACTATCATCACCAGTTGACGGCTGCATTGATGAGCCACCATCACTATTGGTATTGTCACCCGTGTTAGTATTACCTTCTCCACTGTTACCATCAGCACTATTACCGCTATCATCGCTCTGGGGCTCATCCGGTTCTTGAGTTACGCAACCTGTACACTCTTGCTTTAGCATGCCAACAAAGGTGGTAAAGTGTTGTAACTCAAGGCTGTTGAGCGCTAATTGCACGCCCCCCAAATGACTCACTTGGCCGCTTGGCTTTTGCAATAACAATTGCTCACCGGTAGGAACATTTAGCGCGAAATCTTTTAGCGCTTGCTTATTAAATAAATCAGTTGTTGCAGAACCTGCTGCAGCTTGCACACTAGCATCAAGCAAAATCAAGCGCGAACTAGCGGCAAAGCCATTGGCCGTATGGCAAGAAATACAAGACGCAGCTATGATATTTTGCGCGATGTTTTGCTGATAATAACTCAGTGTCTGGACTGGCGTTATAGCTTGTTCTGAAGGCGGCGCCGTTGGCGGCTCACTATCTGGCGTAGCATTGCCATCACTTGGGGGATTATTGTTTGGTTGCTGACCAGCGTTTTGGTTATTTTCAGGTGTTTGGTTATTTTCAGGTGTTTGGCTAACATCACCACTGGTTTCACCGCCACCACCACAGCCTGTGATGTAACCAAGCATAACCAATACGAGTGCTATTTTTATCATTGTTTTAGGCAACATTTTAATCAACTCGGTACAACTTTATCCGACACAAACAGCATAGCTTAAATTTTCATGGGAAAGCTGTGCTTTAATTCACAAAATGCAATAAACCTTGATTGTGGGTAACTATTCATTATCTCAAGCAACGGGTTTCTACATCTACAAATTACAACAGAATAAGCTGTAACTATTCAGCGTGTTTGTAAATAGAGCTAAATTTTTACCACAGGTATAAAAAATTACCGTCATACCTGAGAAATCAGGTATCCAGCGCCTTTGTTAAAGTAAATTCAATTCTGTGTACAGTACAAAGTCGCTAGATTACCGCATTTGCAGGTTTCTTGTTCCTGACGAAACCTAAGTACCTACGTCCTGTAGGCACGGCAAAGACGAGAGTAAATAGCAAAACCATAGCCTGTAAAACCAATAACGCTGAATACTTGTAGTAGGCGAGACTTGGCTTCCAAGCCCCTACTTTTGGTAGTCTTGCTCTTTTGGGCAGGAAAGTTTGCAGGCTCTGCAAGCATAAATGCTCACCTACAAAAGAAAGGTTTGCAGGCTCTGCAAGCATAAATGCTCACCTACGAGAGAAAGGTTTGCAGGCTCTGCAGGCAGGAAGTGCGACTAGGAAGCTGTCGCACTTGGATTAAAACTAGAGGTAGTATTTATTTTTGTAGTGCAACCAAGCGCTCAGTTGTGTCTTTTAAGCGCTGCGCCAACCCTTCAATCAAACGTAACGCAATACCACTATTACTTTTAATTAAGGCTTTAAATTTTTCTTCATCGTAAGCGAGTAAGCTCACGTCGGAATCAGCAACCGCTGTACAGGTCCTTACATCAGAAGTTAACAGTGCCATTTCACCAACAAACTCACCTTCACCTAAGGTCGCGATTTCCACCGTATTGTCAGCATTTCCTTTAGTCAAGCGGATCTGTCCGTGGCTAATCACATACATTTGACGGCCTTTTTCACCCTCTGTAAATAAAGTTTGGCCTTTGCGTAACTCAACCGTATTTTCCATGGTATCAATAAATCACTTAATCAATCGTTATTAACTAGCATAAATTGCCAGCAACTAGACTGCAACTAAAGCCTTTAAAACTCACCACAAAATTACAACAATTTGCGCATCGGATACCACATTATATCTGGACACTTAGTACCGACTTGTGGGGCTTTAACCGTTTCAAAACCTACTTGCTGCATGGCTTTAACTCTGTGCTGTGGACAATCCAATGCGATAGACTTGGCACCTAGATACGCAGCCTGTTCAATCCGACATTGAACTAAATTAGCTGCCACTCCCAAACCACGGTAGCCTTCATCTACAATTAAGCGATTAAATGAAGCGATTTTCTGTGGGTATAAATCATCTAACCCTTTATACAACTCACCTTCAGGTAAATCAGATAACGAATTGTGAATTGACAAGCGAGCGCTGGCAATAACTTGTCCTTCTACACTCGATAACCAGTGCCACGCCAATTCATCTTGCGCTTCAATCCACGTTTGCGCTTTTAATGTATTCGACATATTCATATTAGCCGTTCGCCATTGCTGAAAGCGGAATCGGCCAACACTCTCGATTAATCTTGTATACTCAGGGTGAGATACATCAAATTGCACAGTAACAACGTTGGCAATACGCGCCAATTTCACTTGTTGATCAACAACGGCTTCCATAATTTTTCCCTGTGGAATATTGCTATAAAGGTGTCCGACATAAATAAGCTAACGATTCATGGCGTTCCACCACATTAAGTTTATTCAACTCGTTTCACTCTAGGTCTTTTTAAGTGCTCCCAAATCACTCATTTTGCCAAGTAGATTGTAGTTTATTTAAAGTTAAAATAAACAGGGGTTTATGATTATTTAAATTAATACCTGAAAATTAATGTTTGAATAAAGGACTTGAGTAATAATAAAAGCACGACAATAAAAAATTCGTATAAAAAACACATGCAACCCACTTCGACAACCCAATCACAAACGCCGAGCTTAGCACCCAGTGAGTTACTGCAAGATGAAATTGACCAAGTTAATAAGGTTTATGAAATTATTATCGAGTTTTTTACCAATTATAGTTTTCAATTAATTGGTGCCATCATCATCTTCTTTGTTGGCTACTATATCGCCGGCAAAGTCAGTCGTTTCGTTCTCAAATTATGTGAAGGCCAAAGACTTGATGTCACTCTGAGTCGCTTTTTAGCCAATACTGCCAAAATGCTGCTAGTTGCTATGGTGCTAGTTGTCGCGTTAGGTAAACTCGGGATCAGTGTCACCCCGTTTATTGCTGCAATTGGCGCTGTTTCTTTAGGCGCTGGTTTGGCGTTACAAGGCTTACTAGCCAATTATGCAGCAGGCTTTAACATTATTCTCATTCGACCATTTGTGGTCGGTGATACCATTACCGTGCAAGGGGTTACTGGCATAGTTAAAGAAGTCTTACTGGCTTACACCATACTGGTTGATGAAGATGAAGTAGAAATAACCATCCCCAATAAACACATTGTCGGAGAAGTGATTCATAATTCCAAACATGACTCTTTGCTTGAACTCAGTGTCGGTATTGCCTATCAACATAACCCTATTGAAGTCGTTAAGTTAATTGAGTCAGCTATTTCACCGCTGAGTATTTGCAGTCAAGCTCGGCAACCGCAAGTCGGGATAGCCAGTTTTGGTGATAGCAGCATTAATTTGGAAATTCGTCTCTGGACACCAACTATTTCCTTGTATGCGGCAAAATTTGAAGCCTATGAAGTAATTTACCAAACCTTAGAAAAACATAATATACGGATCCCATTCCCGCAGCGCGAAGTTAAATTGGTTAATTCTCAATAGCTTCTATAATATAGTCAAAGCGATCAGGCTATAGGGAAAGCCGTCAAGCTTCGCCCCCATGAGCATATACTCTATATGTGATTGGGGAGAGTAAGCGCAGACAATGAACCATAAGGCCTGAGCGAGAAGACGATAGTTGCTAAACAAGCTAAATCGGAATAGGGTTAGCCCATCATTGATAGGATTGCATAACGACAATGGCCAAAAAAAGAAAAACAACACCCAAAATTGATGAACAGGCCATCTTTACTTGGAAAGGAGTGAACCGGCGAGGCGACAAAATTGCGGGTGAATTAGCCGCAGACTCAATTACCGCAGCCCGTTCACAATTGCGTAGTCAAGGTATCACGCCAAGTGTAGTCAAAAAAAAGCCAAAACAATTCTCTTTTGGTAGCCCGAGTATTAAATCATCAGATATTGCAGTTATTAGTAGGCAGTTAGCCACTATGCTTAGCGCAGGTGTCCCTCTAGTACAAGCGGTTGAGCTAATCTCCAAAGGCCATGACAATATGGCCGTTCGTAAGCTATTATCGGATATTAGCATTGAAATTTCCTCAGGTACTCCACTTAATGAAGCTCTGCGCAAACACCCTAAACACTTCGATGATTTATATTGCGATTTAGTACTAGCGGGCGAGCAATCTGGCGCTTTAGAAGGCATTTATGACCGAATTGCCACTTACAAGGAAAAAGCAGAAAATCTAAAATCCAAAATCAAAAAAGCGATGACCTATCCTATTGCTGTTCTGGCAATTGCAACTATCGTCACAATTATACTATTGATCTTCGTTGTCCCTCAGTTTGAAGAAATATTTTCTGGGTTCGGCGCTGAATTACCAGCGTTTACTCAATTAGTCATTGGCATGTCCGAAGCATTACAACACCACGGGCCTAAATTATTAATACTGTTAGGAATCGGACTATTTTTCTTTCTCAAAGCTTATAAAAATTCGCGTAAACTGCGTGATAGCCTAGATGGTTTATTACTAAAAATCCCCGTGGTCGGTATTATTTTAAATAAGGCCTCTTTAGCGCGCTTCGCTCGTACCTTAGCGACCACCTTTGCCGCTGGGGTCCCTTTAATTGAAGCACTTGATTCTGCTGCTGGCGCATCTGGCAATGCAGTGTACCGCAAGGCTATCCTCAGTATAAAAAACGAAATATCTGCCGGTATGCAAATGAACCTAGCCATGCGCAACACCAATTTATTTCCACCTATGGTGGTACAAATGGTACAAATTGGTGAGGAATCAGGTTCAATTGATAGTATGTTGAACAAGGTTGCCAATATTTATGAAGCTGAGGTCGATGATATGGTAGATGGCTTGTCTGCTCTTATTGAACCTATGATCATGGCCATTCTCGGTGTCGTGATTGGTGGCTTAATTGTTGCCATGTACCTACCAATCTTCCAAATGGGTAAAATTGTTAGTTAATATGTTTGAAAATATCTCTTTAATGTTTGTGCAGTACCCTGCCATTTGGGTGACGACAGCACTGCTAGTTTGCTTATGTATAGGTAGCTTTTTAAATGTGGTGATCCACCGCCTACCTAAAATGTTGGAAAAAGAGTTTTTATGTGAATGTCGTGAATATCTCACAGATGAACTAAAAAAACCTTCCAACGACCAACAAACAGACCAAACCTATAACCTAGTTAAACCTAATTCAACGTGTCCTAGCTGTAATACCGCCATTAAACCTTGGCATAACATTCCCATTTTCGGTTGGTTAACACTGCGAGGTAAGTGTGCCAATTGTCAAAATCCAATTTCAGTGCGCTACCCATTAGTAGAGTTGTTAACGGGTGTCACGGGTGCATTTGCGGCTTGGTATTTTGGTTACGGATTAGCCGCATTTGCCGCCATTATTTTTACTTGTTTAATCATTGCGATGACCTTTATTGATCTGGATAGTATGTTGCTACCCGATCAACTAACACTACCATTATTATGGTTGGGTTTATTAGTCAACTATCAGGCTATTTTTGTACCACTGCATGATGCGGTTTTAGGTGCAGTATTGGGCTATTTAGCCTTGTGGTCTATTTTTTGGTTATTCAAACTGGTAACAGGTAAAGAAGGCATGGGATATGGTGACTTCAAGCTTTTAGCCGCATTAGGTGCATGGATGGGCTATCAAGCTTTATTGCCGATTATTCTTATCTCTTCCTTTGTCGGGGCTGTCTTAGGCATTATCATTTTGAAAACACGTAAAGACGAAGAGCAGCGCATTCCTTTTGGTCCCTATTTAGCTATAGCCGGTTGGATTGCCTTTTATTGGCGCGACAATTTGATCCACTTTTATTTGCATAACTTTGTTTATTAAATGGGTTTATTAAATGAGCCTATTGATAGGTCTAATAAATGGCTAATTTAGTTATTGGATTGACCGGAGGCATTGGCTCAGGAAAATCCGCAGCCTGCCGTTTTTTTGCTGATAAAGGCATAGACATTGTCGATGCCGACATTATCGCACGCCAAGTTGTCGCTCCGGGTTCTCAAGCCCTAAAACAAATAAGCCAACGCTTTTCTGCTAGCATCATCACCTCGACAGGTGAACTCGATCGCCAACAACTGAGAAATATCGTATTCAAAGATGTAAAGCAAAAAGAATGGTTAAATCAGTTGCTGCACCCGTTAATTAGACAAGAAATGAGCAGTGCGGTTAACGCTTGTCAGTCAACCTATTGTATTTTAGCCATCCCTTTACTTATCGAAAACGAACTATTTGATTTAGTTAATCGAGTCGCGGTTATCGACTGTGAAGTGGAGCAGCAAAAACAACGGGCATTATTACGCGATAACAGCGATGCAACAGTTATCCAAGCTATCATTGACTCACAAGTCAGTAGGGAAGTCCGCCTAAAACATGCCAATGATATTATTGATAATTCAAAAGATTTAGACTATTTAGCTCAACAAATCAGCAAAATGCATGAATTTTATTTGTCATTAGTCTAAACTCTTGAAATAACTTGAGTTAAAAACTCTAAAACGCTAACAATATTCGAAAATCCGCTCGGTTCAAAGTTTAGAGCTTAAACAAAAACGCATAGGATGCGGACCAACGAATATACGTTTACACAATCAAAACTATAAATTTCGACATGGCGTATATAAAGTACGAATTTCCACTAAATGAAAAAGTCCGCACCTATTTGCGAATTGAACATTTAATTCAGCGAATGCATGCCAGCGCTCGAAACCTTGATGAGAAATCACTTCTGCATTTCTTTGAATCTTTATTTGCCGTAGCCGAAGTGATCGAGCGCGGTGATTTACGTGGCGACTTACTAAAAGATTTAGAAAAACATGAAAAGAATTTAGTTTCATGGTCGCAACACCCAGACATTGATTCTTCGGCTATCAACGGCTTGATCCAACAAGTCATGAATGCAACCAATAACCTCACTAAATCAGGACGTTTAGGTATAGAGCTAAAAGAAGATAAATTTCTTGGTTCAATAAAGCAAAGATTCGCTATTCCGGGCGGCACTTGCTGCTTTGACTTACCTCACCTACACTTTTGGCTACACACAGCCAGAGAAACCCAGCAAGCCGATATAGAAAAGTGGTTAAGCTATTTAAAAACCCTAGAGCAAGTGGTCGGCTTAGAATTAAAATTTGTGCGAGAAAGCGGGCGAGTCCAACAAGCGATCGCTGAAGGGGGCTCTTTCCAAGATGCCACCGGCAATACTGAATTAATTCAAATACAGCTAGAGCAACACTTTAAAGCTTACCCTACCGTCAGTGGCAACAAACACAGGTTTTCTATTCGCTTTATGCAGCTGTGTCCGGAACAAGGCAAAGCCGCCTGTGAACAGGATATACCCTTCACACTAGTTTGTTGTTAAAATCATTTTATAAATATCCACGTTTTCACTTGCGAGAGCTATGTTAAAAGTAAACTGCCCCACCTGCGATACTCAAGTCACTTGGTCAAAAGAAAGCCAATATAAACCATTTTGTAGTGAACGCTGTAAGTTAATCGACTTAGGAGAATGGTCAGAAGAAAGCCGAGTAATCAAGGGGCAGTCATTAAAACAATCTGTCACTGGTAAGGTCGATGAATTTGATATTGAAGAAGAACTGGCTAAGTTTAACCCTGATGGCGAAAGCTTTTTCCTTGAAGACTAAACATACTAGTACTCCGACACAAAAGTGATGACATGCTGAACTCGTTTTTATTAGCAATCTAAGTAGAAAAGCGTGCCAGATTAAAGGCAAGTTCCATTATAGAGCCGAATTTATTTCGGCTAACACAAGATTTGTCGATGTAAAATCGACCCTACAATTTAGCAAGTGGTTATAAATTCAACCGTTCAACACTTTTAGTTAAGATACTAACACTAGCACTGTTTCCAGAAAGAAATGATCAGTTGAATCACTCGCATAATTTACTATCACTAGTGATGTTTTTAGCCATATTTAGATTAAATAAACAACTTCAGGCTGAGCTTGTCGAAGTCTTATTACTTTCTAATT
This genomic window from Saccharobesus litoralis contains:
- a CDS encoding Crp/Fnr family transcriptional regulator → MENTVELRKGQTLFTEGEKGRQMYVISHGQIRLTKGNADNTVEIATLGEGEFVGEMALLTSDVRTCTAVADSDVSLLAYDEEKFKALIKSNSGIALRLIEGLAQRLKDTTERLVALQK
- a CDS encoding GNAT family N-acetyltransferase; this translates as MEAVVDQQVKLARIANVVTVQFDVSHPEYTRLIESVGRFRFQQWRTANMNMSNTLKAQTWIEAQDELAWHWLSSVEGQVIASARLSIHNSLSDLPEGELYKGLDDLYPQKIASFNRLIVDEGYRGLGVAANLVQCRIEQAAYLGAKSIALDCPQHRVKAMQQVGFETVKAPQVGTKCPDIMWYPMRKLL
- a CDS encoding mechanosensitive ion channel family protein encodes the protein MQPTSTTQSQTPSLAPSELLQDEIDQVNKVYEIIIEFFTNYSFQLIGAIIIFFVGYYIAGKVSRFVLKLCEGQRLDVTLSRFLANTAKMLLVAMVLVVALGKLGISVTPFIAAIGAVSLGAGLALQGLLANYAAGFNIILIRPFVVGDTITVQGVTGIVKEVLLAYTILVDEDEVEITIPNKHIVGEVIHNSKHDSLLELSVGIAYQHNPIEVVKLIESAISPLSICSQARQPQVGIASFGDSSINLEIRLWTPTISLYAAKFEAYEVIYQTLEKHNIRIPFPQREVKLVNSQ
- a CDS encoding type II secretion system F family protein — encoded protein: MAKKRKTTPKIDEQAIFTWKGVNRRGDKIAGELAADSITAARSQLRSQGITPSVVKKKPKQFSFGSPSIKSSDIAVISRQLATMLSAGVPLVQAVELISKGHDNMAVRKLLSDISIEISSGTPLNEALRKHPKHFDDLYCDLVLAGEQSGALEGIYDRIATYKEKAENLKSKIKKAMTYPIAVLAIATIVTIILLIFVVPQFEEIFSGFGAELPAFTQLVIGMSEALQHHGPKLLILLGIGLFFFLKAYKNSRKLRDSLDGLLLKIPVVGIILNKASLARFARTLATTFAAGVPLIEALDSAAGASGNAVYRKAILSIKNEISAGMQMNLAMRNTNLFPPMVVQMVQIGEESGSIDSMLNKVANIYEAEVDDMVDGLSALIEPMIMAILGVVIGGLIVAMYLPIFQMGKIVS
- a CDS encoding prepilin peptidase, whose amino-acid sequence is MFENISLMFVQYPAIWVTTALLVCLCIGSFLNVVIHRLPKMLEKEFLCECREYLTDELKKPSNDQQTDQTYNLVKPNSTCPSCNTAIKPWHNIPIFGWLTLRGKCANCQNPISVRYPLVELLTGVTGAFAAWYFGYGLAAFAAIIFTCLIIAMTFIDLDSMLLPDQLTLPLLWLGLLVNYQAIFVPLHDAVLGAVLGYLALWSIFWLFKLVTGKEGMGYGDFKLLAALGAWMGYQALLPIILISSFVGAVLGIIILKTRKDEEQRIPFGPYLAIAGWIAFYWRDNLIHFYLHNFVY
- the coaE gene encoding dephospho-CoA kinase (Dephospho-CoA kinase (CoaE) performs the final step in coenzyme A biosynthesis.), coding for MANLVIGLTGGIGSGKSAACRFFADKGIDIVDADIIARQVVAPGSQALKQISQRFSASIITSTGELDRQQLRNIVFKDVKQKEWLNQLLHPLIRQEMSSAVNACQSTYCILAIPLLIENELFDLVNRVAVIDCEVEQQKQRALLRDNSDATVIQAIIDSQVSREVRLKHANDIIDNSKDLDYLAQQISKMHEFYLSLV
- the zapD gene encoding cell division protein ZapD, whose product is MAYIKYEFPLNEKVRTYLRIEHLIQRMHASARNLDEKSLLHFFESLFAVAEVIERGDLRGDLLKDLEKHEKNLVSWSQHPDIDSSAINGLIQQVMNATNNLTKSGRLGIELKEDKFLGSIKQRFAIPGGTCCFDLPHLHFWLHTARETQQADIEKWLSYLKTLEQVVGLELKFVRESGRVQQAIAEGGSFQDATGNTELIQIQLEQHFKAYPTVSGNKHRFSIRFMQLCPEQGKAACEQDIPFTLVCC
- a CDS encoding DNA gyrase inhibitor YacG; this encodes MLKVNCPTCDTQVTWSKESQYKPFCSERCKLIDLGEWSEESRVIKGQSLKQSVTGKVDEFDIEEELAKFNPDGESFFLED